From Gloeocapsopsis sp. IPPAS B-1203, one genomic window encodes:
- a CDS encoding DUF2243 domain-containing protein, with product MDARDETQHYSPLVVAGVFLGLGLGGFFDGILLHQILQWHHMLSSIRPATTVPALELNMVGDGLFEAGTWLMTIVGIVLLWQAGKRDRVPWSSRVFFGSILVGAGTFNLVEGLIDHQILGIHHVKPGTNEFIWDVGFLVVGAILVIIGWLFVRAGQEAIASK from the coding sequence ATGGATGCGCGAGACGAGACGCAACACTACAGCCCATTGGTTGTAGCTGGTGTTTTCCTTGGTCTAGGTTTAGGAGGGTTCTTTGATGGTATTCTACTGCACCAAATTCTCCAATGGCATCATATGCTAAGTAGTATTCGCCCTGCGACAACTGTTCCGGCATTAGAGCTAAATATGGTTGGAGATGGTTTGTTTGAGGCGGGTACGTGGTTGATGACAATTGTGGGAATTGTTTTACTTTGGCAAGCAGGGAAGCGCGATCGTGTACCTTGGTCGTCTCGTGTTTTTTTTGGCTCGATTCTTGTCGGTGCAGGAACATTTAATTTAGTAGAAGGATTGATTGATCATCAGATTCTTGGTATTCACCACGTCAAACCAGGAACAAACGAGTTCATTTGGGATGTCGGCTTTCTCGTTGTTGGAGCAATTCTTGTCATAATTGGATGGCTTTTCGTTCGTGCTGGGCAAGAGGCGATCGCAAGCAAATGA
- a CDS encoding glycosyltransferase family 4 protein, whose protein sequence is MKILVLTWEFPPRIVGGIARHVAELYPELVKLGHEIHLMTVEFGQAPLYEVVDGIHVHRLPVAPAHDFFHWVVNFNESMGHHGAKLMLEDGPFDIIHAHDWLVGDAAIALKHNFKVPLIATIHATEHGRHNGIHNDIQQYIDGKEKLLAYNAWRVIVCTDYMRREVEWALQTPWNKIDVIFNGIRPEKKHHHKFDAMNLRRQFAEDGESIVYYVGRMTYEKGVSVLLNAAPKVLWEMEGRVKFVMVGGGHVDHLKRQAWDLGIWDKCYFTGFMSDEPLNKFQTIADCAVFPSLYEPFGIVALESFAARVPVVVSDTGGLPEVVQHTKTGIVTWTNNPDSLAWGILEILKHPGYKQWLIDNAYEDLERRFNWYKLAQRTENVYNQVIEERSQVFWM, encoded by the coding sequence ATGAAAATTCTCGTTTTGACTTGGGAGTTTCCACCTCGAATTGTTGGGGGAATTGCCCGCCACGTAGCGGAGTTGTATCCAGAACTTGTCAAGCTTGGGCATGAAATTCATTTAATGACAGTAGAATTTGGGCAAGCACCTTTATATGAAGTTGTAGATGGAATTCATGTACACCGCTTACCAGTAGCGCCAGCTCACGACTTTTTTCACTGGGTAGTGAATTTTAACGAGAGTATGGGGCATCATGGAGCAAAACTGATGCTAGAGGATGGTCCTTTTGACATCATTCATGCGCATGACTGGCTAGTAGGAGATGCCGCGATCGCCCTTAAGCATAACTTCAAAGTTCCTTTAATTGCCACAATCCATGCAACTGAACACGGTCGTCACAATGGCATTCACAACGATATTCAGCAGTATATTGACGGTAAGGAAAAGCTATTAGCATACAACGCTTGGCGAGTGATAGTATGTACCGACTATATGCGTCGAGAAGTTGAATGGGCGCTACAAACTCCTTGGAACAAAATTGACGTTATCTTTAACGGTATTCGTCCTGAGAAAAAGCATCACCATAAATTTGATGCGATGAACTTGCGTCGCCAGTTTGCCGAGGATGGAGAAAGTATTGTGTACTATGTAGGTCGCATGACCTATGAAAAAGGTGTTTCAGTGTTACTCAATGCCGCTCCCAAAGTTTTGTGGGAAATGGAGGGTCGTGTTAAGTTTGTCATGGTTGGTGGTGGTCATGTTGACCACTTGAAACGCCAAGCGTGGGATCTAGGAATCTGGGATAAGTGCTATTTCACAGGTTTCATGAGTGACGAACCACTTAATAAATTTCAAACAATCGCAGATTGTGCTGTATTTCCCAGCCTCTACGAACCTTTTGGAATTGTCGCATTAGAAAGCTTTGCCGCAAGAGTTCCTGTCGTAGTCTCTGATACAGGCGGTTTACCAGAAGTTGTTCAGCACACGAAGACTGGGATTGTGACTTGGACAAACAATCCAGATTCTCTTGCTTGGGGAATTTTGGAGATCTTAAAGCATCCTGGTTACAAACAATGGTTGATTGATAATGCTTACGAAGATTTAGAGCGACGGTTTAATTGGTATAAATTAGCACAGCGAACTGAGAATGTTTACAATCAGGTGATAGAAGAGCGATCGCAAGTTTTTTGGATGTAG
- a CDS encoding NADAR domain-containing protein, with translation MTIYFYKVNEPYGCFSNFSPHGVFLQDKHWQTVEHYYQAQKFVGTAEATTIIPVIYAVKTPEEAAALGRDCTRQVRPDWEQVKIPVMREAVLRKFLTHKDIQAILLSTGDTILVENSPTDYYWGCGVNKTGQNHLGKILMSVRQQIRSVYTAENCC, from the coding sequence ATGACTATTTACTTTTACAAGGTGAATGAGCCTTATGGCTGTTTTTCTAATTTTTCACCTCACGGAGTTTTCTTACAGGATAAACATTGGCAAACCGTAGAGCACTATTATCAAGCACAAAAGTTTGTTGGAACAGCAGAAGCTACAACAATCATTCCTGTGATTTATGCAGTAAAAACTCCAGAAGAAGCAGCCGCTTTAGGACGTGATTGCACGCGCCAAGTACGTCCCGATTGGGAACAAGTTAAAATCCCTGTGATGCGAGAAGCTGTCTTACGCAAATTTCTAACACACAAAGATATTCAAGCGATTTTACTTTCGACTGGAGATACGATCCTTGTCGAAAACTCACCTACTGATTATTACTGGGGTTGTGGTGTAAACAAAACAGGTCAAAACCATCTAGGAAAAATTCTCATGAGTGTACGCCAGCAAATTCGTTCAGTGTATACTGCAGAAAATTGCTGCTAG
- a CDS encoding non-ribosomal peptide synthetase — MTTIIDFLAYLKSLDVQVSVEGDRLRCHAPEGTLTPELQQQLVERKAEILALHQQPLHSTPIQPAACATTYPLSFAQQRLWFLYQLAPDNPFYNVPAAIRLQGTLHQAALERSFNEIIRRHAALRTTFKTVDGPVQVIAAQVKLTLPVVDLQFVPQEERDRLIQQLATAEAQRPFNLSSDLLLRVTLLQFDVNEFILLLTMHHIVADGWSLGILVRELACFYSAFVLKETPTLPALPIQYTDFACWQRNELQELEQLTYWRSQLQDLPVLELQGDRSRPPVQTYRGATYHLQFSPTLTQALETLSQKAGVSLFMLLLAAFQTLLYRHTGQEDIAVGSPIANRHRSELENLIGFFVNSLVLRTNLSGNPTFRELLQRVRDVALAAYMHQDLPFEKLVEELDPQRDLSRNPLFQVAFALQNAPMQPLELPGVTLEPVAIEPGTTRFDLEVHLWEPNHGLRSFWRSQAGLSGFISYSTDLFDRDTIGRLIGHFQTLLKGIVANPDARLSELPLLTSGEQQQFCEWNNTASEEPIQECFHQIFEAQAQQFPEAIALVGEQETLTYQQLNHRADQLAQTLQQIIQPNDLIGLCVERSPDMVVGILGILKAGGAYVPLDPQYPQHRLQFILEDTQVSIVLTQSWLVEKIPGSLAHLCLDQLPELNQKKPRQVVGRDNLAYVIYTSGSTGTPKGVLITHRSLCNVVTAQRQIFHASRPRVLQFSSLSFDASVFEIALAFGSGGTLYIPPQCAQLPGTALIQFLQDNAITHALLTPGVLNVLPSAELPALQTLITGGEACSPQIVDRWAVNRQFFNAYGPTETTIWATVGELFPGQPITIGRPVFNTQVHILDAALNQVPIGVPGEIYIGGAGVAHSYLNRPELTTQKFIANPFDDECRNPRLYRTGDRARYRPDGTIEFLGRIDNQIKIRGFRVELGEIEATLQRHPAIQDAVTIAFQAAANDLRLIAYFSLKRQHIEKSLQMQQVQHWQTLYNQTYQSVINASECDFTGWNSSYTKQPIPVEQMQEWVSDRVEQILALHPQKVLEIGCGTGLLLFPIAPHCQSYWATDFSNSLEAIKNQSDGLAQVKLLHQTATDFTGIPAATFDIVILNSVVQYFPSLDYLIQVLEKSIEALAPKGVLFIGDVRSLPLLTAFHTWMQASQADPGLEQKQLRQQVERARFEEPELVIDPKFFNALRDRFPRIQRVQIHLTRGHSHNEMTQFRYNVLLHMDEAATVTSTTWRNWKQQPLTITDVQNHLQETEPEIFGVANVTNSRVHTAVQTADWLFHQSAPKTLGRMRELHSTELAIDPQDWWELESVLPYRVEIGWSTQQTGDYDVVLIRHGGGEVDLPLVQQQAPPTWSDYANNPLQAQFAHQLIPQLRDYLGQTLPEYVIPSVFIPIESFSLTSTGKIDRRALPDVTSTSRTTIASRSPTEYKLAEIWQELHLKSTSIHDNFFESGGHSLLATQLVSRVRDVFGTEVPLRRVFESPTIAQLAVVIEELQDTITQQPALVRLDRASHRRLRSSLTTDKSAQIQTQTSSQQQVTEVWSPLVLLTKGNHKQPFFCVHPIFGIVFPYLELAHHLRNGDGAKRSTGSDRSFYGLQPLGLDGKHTPFQQIEAMARYYIQAIQTVQPHGPYFLGGWSFGGLVAFEMAQQLTQLGHEVALLAILDTPAPISANQPSLGHSLKLLLKTAIWSTLPFLLDYSAIVTNLTRRRRHNWFSRWQWLAIANLIPEESQLRLVDESAIAPMLRIYYANSQAAYRYTSQNYPNRITLFKTDDSSHHQDSTLGWSQLAKDIQVHQVPGNHLSMLKQPHVQNLAQQLQQYL; from the coding sequence ATGACCACAATTATTGACTTCCTAGCATATTTAAAAAGTTTAGATGTGCAAGTATCAGTAGAAGGCGATCGCCTGCGTTGTCATGCACCTGAAGGAACTCTCACGCCAGAACTACAACAACAGTTAGTTGAGCGCAAAGCCGAAATTTTAGCACTGCATCAGCAACCTTTGCACTCGACACCGATTCAACCTGCTGCTTGTGCAACAACGTATCCTCTATCATTTGCTCAACAGCGTTTATGGTTTTTATATCAGCTAGCACCCGACAATCCTTTTTATAATGTGCCTGCGGCAATTCGGTTGCAAGGAACACTTCATCAAGCAGCATTAGAGCGCTCATTTAATGAAATTATCCGGCGTCATGCAGCACTGCGTACCACATTTAAAACTGTTGATGGACCTGTTCAAGTCATTGCTGCTCAAGTCAAGCTGACGTTACCTGTAGTGGATTTACAATTTGTACCGCAAGAGGAACGCGATCGCCTCATTCAACAGTTAGCAACTGCTGAAGCACAACGTCCGTTTAATCTCAGTAGCGATCTGCTTTTACGAGTCACGTTGCTGCAATTTGACGTTAATGAGTTTATTTTGCTGCTAACGATGCATCATATTGTAGCAGATGGTTGGTCATTGGGGATACTTGTCCGCGAACTTGCTTGCTTTTATAGTGCTTTTGTGCTAAAGGAAACACCAACATTACCTGCATTACCAATTCAATACACAGACTTTGCTTGCTGGCAACGTAATGAGTTACAAGAATTAGAACAACTGACTTACTGGCGATCGCAATTGCAAGATTTACCAGTGCTAGAGTTACAAGGCGATCGCTCTCGCCCTCCAGTGCAAACTTACCGAGGTGCAACTTATCATTTACAGTTTTCTCCTACCCTTACTCAAGCGTTAGAAACCTTGAGCCAAAAAGCAGGCGTGTCGCTGTTTATGCTGCTGCTAGCCGCCTTTCAAACATTACTCTACCGCCATACAGGGCAAGAAGATATTGCCGTGGGTTCTCCGATTGCGAATCGACATCGCAGTGAACTTGAAAACTTAATTGGCTTTTTTGTCAATAGTTTGGTGTTACGCACAAACTTATCTGGTAATCCGACATTTCGCGAATTACTCCAGCGAGTTCGAGATGTTGCCCTAGCAGCGTATATGCATCAAGACTTGCCATTTGAAAAACTTGTTGAAGAATTAGATCCCCAGCGAGATCTCAGCCGCAATCCGCTCTTTCAAGTAGCATTTGCGCTTCAAAATGCCCCCATGCAGCCTTTAGAATTACCAGGAGTGACACTAGAACCTGTTGCTATAGAACCAGGAACAACGCGGTTCGATCTAGAAGTTCATTTGTGGGAACCAAATCACGGGCTACGCAGCTTTTGGCGATCGCAAGCAGGCTTAAGTGGTTTTATATCTTACAGTACAGATTTATTCGATCGGGATACAATTGGTCGCTTGATAGGACATTTTCAAACTTTACTAAAAGGTATTGTTGCCAATCCAGATGCTCGTTTGTCAGAACTTCCTCTCCTCACCTCTGGAGAACAGCAGCAGTTTTGTGAATGGAACAATACTGCATCAGAAGAACCCATTCAGGAATGCTTTCATCAAATATTTGAGGCGCAAGCACAGCAATTTCCTGAAGCGATCGCCCTCGTTGGGGAACAGGAAACACTTACCTATCAACAGTTAAACCACCGCGCCGATCAACTAGCACAAACATTACAGCAAATTATTCAGCCGAATGACTTAATAGGGTTGTGTGTCGAGCGATCGCCTGATATGGTCGTTGGTATTTTAGGAATTCTCAAAGCAGGTGGTGCTTATGTACCGCTCGATCCTCAGTATCCACAGCACCGCTTGCAATTTATTCTTGAAGATACACAAGTTTCAATTGTACTAACCCAGTCATGGTTAGTTGAAAAAATTCCAGGATCGCTAGCACACTTATGCCTCGATCAACTACCAGAACTCAATCAGAAAAAACCGCGTCAGGTTGTAGGGCGTGACAATCTTGCCTATGTCATCTATACGTCCGGTTCCACAGGTACACCCAAAGGCGTACTAATTACACATCGTAGTTTATGTAATGTTGTTACAGCACAACGTCAAATTTTCCATGCATCACGTCCTCGCGTTTTACAATTTAGCTCTCTCAGTTTCGATGCTTCTGTCTTTGAGATAGCATTAGCATTCGGATCGGGAGGTACGCTTTATATTCCACCTCAATGTGCCCAGTTACCAGGAACAGCACTCATCCAATTTCTGCAAGACAATGCCATTACTCATGCACTGCTGACTCCAGGCGTTTTAAATGTTCTGCCATCTGCAGAACTTCCTGCGCTGCAAACGCTAATTACAGGCGGTGAAGCTTGTTCGCCTCAAATAGTAGATCGCTGGGCAGTAAATCGTCAATTTTTCAATGCGTATGGACCAACAGAAACAACAATTTGGGCAACCGTGGGAGAATTATTTCCAGGACAGCCCATTACAATCGGTCGTCCAGTATTTAACACTCAAGTTCATATTCTAGATGCTGCTTTAAATCAAGTTCCTATCGGTGTACCTGGTGAAATATATATTGGTGGTGCAGGAGTTGCGCACAGCTATCTCAATCGCCCAGAATTAACAACTCAAAAGTTTATTGCCAATCCTTTTGATGATGAATGCCGCAATCCTCGCCTTTATCGCACAGGCGATCGCGCCCGCTATCGTCCTGATGGCACAATTGAGTTTTTAGGGCGGATTGATAACCAGATTAAAATTCGCGGTTTTCGTGTTGAGTTGGGCGAAATTGAAGCAACACTACAGCGACATCCTGCTATACAAGATGCTGTTACTATTGCATTTCAAGCAGCAGCGAACGATTTGCGTTTGATTGCCTATTTTAGTCTCAAGCGTCAGCACATAGAAAAATCCCTGCAAATGCAGCAGGTGCAACACTGGCAAACGCTTTATAACCAAACCTATCAGTCAGTAATCAATGCCAGTGAGTGTGATTTTACTGGTTGGAATAGCAGTTACACCAAACAGCCAATTCCAGTTGAGCAAATGCAAGAATGGGTAAGCGATCGCGTTGAGCAGATTCTGGCACTTCATCCCCAAAAAGTTTTAGAAATCGGTTGTGGAACAGGATTATTGTTGTTTCCCATTGCCCCGCATTGTCAGAGTTATTGGGCAACAGACTTTTCAAACTCTCTAGAAGCGATTAAAAATCAGTCAGATGGCTTAGCTCAAGTTAAACTACTCCATCAAACAGCAACAGATTTTACTGGAATTCCTGCCGCAACATTTGATATTGTGATTCTCAACTCGGTAGTGCAGTATTTTCCTAGTCTAGATTATCTCATACAAGTACTAGAAAAATCCATTGAGGCATTAGCACCAAAAGGTGTGTTGTTTATTGGTGATGTCCGCAGTTTGCCGTTACTGACTGCCTTTCATACTTGGATGCAGGCTTCACAAGCTGATCCAGGATTAGAACAAAAGCAACTCCGACAACAAGTTGAGCGAGCGCGCTTTGAGGAACCTGAATTAGTCATTGATCCGAAGTTTTTTAATGCTTTACGCGATCGCTTTCCCCGAATTCAGCGCGTGCAAATTCACCTGACGCGAGGTCATAGCCATAATGAAATGACACAATTTCGCTACAACGTGTTGCTTCACATGGACGAGGCGGCTACTGTGACTTCAACAACATGGAGGAACTGGAAACAACAGCCACTCACAATCACTGACGTGCAAAATCATTTACAAGAAACTGAACCGGAAATCTTTGGCGTTGCTAACGTTACCAACTCTCGAGTGCATACCGCAGTTCAAACTGCTGACTGGTTATTTCATCAATCTGCGCCAAAAACACTGGGGCGAATGCGTGAATTACACTCTACTGAACTAGCAATTGATCCCCAAGATTGGTGGGAGCTAGAATCTGTATTACCCTACCGCGTAGAAATTGGATGGTCTACGCAACAAACAGGTGATTATGATGTCGTCTTGATTCGGCATGGAGGGGGAGAAGTTGATTTACCTCTTGTTCAGCAGCAAGCACCACCAACCTGGAGTGATTATGCTAATAATCCGCTACAAGCTCAATTTGCGCATCAACTCATTCCTCAACTCCGCGACTATTTGGGGCAAACTTTACCTGAATACGTGATCCCTTCTGTATTTATTCCAATAGAATCATTTAGTCTGACTTCTACGGGTAAAATTGATCGCCGTGCGTTGCCAGACGTGACTTCAACATCAAGGACAACAATTGCATCGCGATCGCCTACAGAATATAAGCTTGCTGAAATTTGGCAAGAATTACATCTTAAATCTACAAGTATTCACGACAACTTTTTTGAATCAGGCGGACATTCTTTACTCGCAACACAACTTGTCTCGCGCGTGCGCGATGTTTTTGGAACTGAAGTGCCGTTGCGTAGGGTGTTTGAATCACCAACGATTGCACAACTAGCTGTTGTCATAGAAGAATTACAAGATACCATTACTCAACAACCCGCCTTAGTTCGACTCGATCGAGCATCACACCGCCGATTGCGATCGTCGTTAACAACTGACAAGTCAGCCCAAATACAAACTCAAACTTCATCACAGCAGCAGGTTACAGAAGTTTGGTCGCCATTAGTCCTCCTCACAAAGGGAAATCACAAGCAACCCTTTTTCTGCGTTCATCCGATTTTTGGCATTGTCTTTCCTTACTTGGAGTTAGCACATCACTTAAGAAACGGCGATGGCGCAAAGCGCAGCACCGGAAGCGATCGCAGTTTCTATGGACTGCAACCTTTAGGATTAGATGGCAAACACACTCCCTTTCAACAAATTGAAGCGATGGCAAGGTATTACATCCAAGCCATTCAAACTGTGCAACCGCATGGTCCCTATTTCCTCGGCGGTTGGTCTTTCGGGGGACTTGTTGCTTTTGAGATGGCGCAACAACTAACGCAGTTAGGACACGAAGTCGCACTTTTGGCAATTCTAGATACTCCAGCACCAATCTCTGCCAACCAACCATCCCTTGGTCACAGCCTAAAGCTTCTCCTCAAAACAGCAATTTGGTCTACGCTGCCGTTTTTACTAGATTATAGTGCGATTGTCACAAATCTAACTCGCCGCCGACGTCACAATTGGTTTTCTCGCTGGCAATGGTTAGCGATCGCCAATTTGATTCCTGAAGAGTCACAATTACGGTTAGTTGATGAATCTGCGATCGCGCCAATGTTGCGGATTTATTACGCCAATAGCCAAGCAGCATATCGCTATACATCACAAAATTACCCTAACCGCATTACGCTATTTAAAACTGATGATTCCTCTCACCACCAAGATTCAACACTAGGTTGGAGTCAACTAGCTAAAGATATCCAAGTTCATCAAGTACCAGGAAATCATCTTTCTATGCTGAAGCAGCCTCACGTTCAAAACCTAGCACAACAGTTGCAACAATATCTTTGA
- a CDS encoding RNA polymerase sigma factor, RpoD/SigA family yields the protein MPTVNTPTEENTNTRFTADMVRTYLREIGRVPLLTREQEIIYGKQVQQMMSVLDAKEALAKKLHREPTAQEWASHVKMSEADIHDVVRRGQRAKQKMIEANLRLVVAIAKKYQKRNMEFLDLIQEGTMGLERGVEKFDPTRGYKFSTYAYWWIRQAITRAIAQQARTIRLPIHITEKLNKIKKVQRELAQRLGRSPTPAEIATELELEPSQIREYLNLARQPVSLDVRVGDNQDTELQDLLEDEGPSPEHYMTQESLRQDLDHLMAELTPQQREVLNLRFGLQDGNELSLAKVGERLNLSRERVRQLEHQALAHLRRRRANVQEYIAS from the coding sequence ATGCCCACTGTTAACACCCCAACCGAAGAAAACACCAACACCCGATTCACGGCTGATATGGTGCGCACTTATTTGCGCGAGATCGGTCGTGTACCACTACTAACTCGTGAGCAAGAAATTATCTACGGCAAACAGGTGCAGCAAATGATGTCTGTGCTAGATGCCAAAGAAGCTTTAGCAAAAAAATTGCACCGCGAACCAACAGCACAAGAGTGGGCTTCACATGTGAAAATGTCTGAAGCTGATATACACGACGTTGTGCGGCGGGGACAACGAGCTAAGCAGAAGATGATCGAGGCAAACTTGCGCTTAGTAGTTGCGATCGCCAAAAAGTATCAAAAGCGTAACATGGAATTCCTGGACTTGATTCAGGAAGGGACAATGGGACTTGAGCGTGGTGTTGAAAAGTTCGACCCTACACGCGGTTATAAGTTTTCCACCTACGCATATTGGTGGATTCGCCAGGCAATTACCCGTGCGATCGCTCAACAAGCCCGCACAATTCGTCTACCTATCCACATCACAGAAAAACTGAATAAGATTAAGAAAGTCCAACGAGAATTGGCACAGCGTTTAGGTCGTAGTCCTACCCCAGCAGAAATTGCAACGGAGTTAGAACTTGAACCAAGCCAAATTCGCGAGTACTTAAATCTTGCCCGTCAGCCAGTTTCTCTAGATGTTCGTGTTGGCGATAACCAAGACACAGAGTTACAAGACTTGCTAGAAGATGAAGGACCATCTCCAGAGCATTACATGACTCAAGAGTCGCTACGCCAGGATTTAGATCATCTGATGGCGGAATTAACCCCGCAACAGCGAGAAGTCTTGAACCTGCGATTTGGATTACAAGATGGTAACGAACTTTCTCTAGCAAAAGTAGGCGAACGTCTTAATCTTAGCCGCGAACGAGTAAGACAACTAGAGCATCAAGCTTTAGCACACCTGCGTCGCCGGAGAGCAAATGTACAAGAGTACATTGCAAGCTAA
- a CDS encoding arylsulfatase, giving the protein MSKLSVQNLVTSQYTKKSRDVDIRTQTQRRPNIILILADDLGYGDLGCYGQKQIKTPSLDQMAREGMRFTDFYSGSTVCAPSRCTLMTGYHTGHCRIRGNNGADDISLLAEDITVAEILKAAGYSTAMFGKWGLGGTGSTGEPHLKGFDEWFGYLNHVHAHDYYPSYLWRNQQKIPISPGTYSHNLFTHEALDFIRRKQDEAFFLYLPYTIPHANNELGDEGMQVPSDAPYSQEPWPQQQKNYAAMISLLDADVGKILALLAELGLEEDTIVFFSSDNGPHEEGGATAEFFNSNGSLNGIKRDLYDGGVRVPMIVRWLGTIQPGEYHQPYALWDFLPTVTEIARIPTPKGIDGISMLPALLSQPANNHEFLYWEFHERGFEQAIRMNRWKAVRHGLDQPIELYDLEKDVSEQRNVANKYPEIVRRIADILQSQNLRVESSEFPIFSKLYPAHLSLAKGHMPDKLSA; this is encoded by the coding sequence ATGAGTAAGCTATCTGTCCAAAATTTGGTTACGAGTCAGTACACCAAAAAAAGCCGAGATGTAGATATTAGGACACAAACACAACGCCGACCAAATATTATTTTGATTCTTGCAGATGATTTAGGATATGGCGATCTTGGCTGTTATGGACAGAAGCAGATTAAAACACCATCACTCGACCAAATGGCGAGAGAGGGAATGCGTTTTACTGACTTTTACTCTGGCAGTACAGTTTGCGCTCCTTCCCGTTGTACGCTAATGACTGGCTATCATACAGGTCATTGCCGGATACGTGGTAACAACGGCGCAGATGATATTTCCCTACTAGCAGAAGACATTACCGTAGCCGAGATTCTCAAAGCAGCAGGGTACAGCACTGCAATGTTTGGTAAATGGGGTTTAGGTGGAACTGGTTCTACAGGAGAGCCACATCTGAAAGGATTTGATGAATGGTTTGGCTACCTAAATCACGTACATGCCCATGATTATTATCCAAGCTATCTTTGGAGAAATCAGCAAAAAATTCCAATTTCACCAGGTACGTACTCGCATAATTTGTTTACTCACGAAGCGCTGGATTTTATTCGACGCAAGCAAGACGAGGCATTTTTCTTATATTTACCCTACACCATCCCTCATGCTAATAATGAGTTGGGGGATGAGGGAATGCAAGTACCAAGTGATGCTCCCTATTCTCAAGAACCTTGGCCACAACAGCAAAAAAATTACGCTGCGATGATTTCTCTTCTAGACGCAGACGTAGGTAAAATTTTGGCATTGTTAGCAGAACTAGGTTTAGAGGAAGATACAATAGTTTTCTTTAGCAGCGACAATGGACCACACGAAGAAGGTGGTGCTACCGCAGAATTCTTTAATAGTAATGGCTCGCTCAATGGCATTAAACGCGATTTATATGATGGCGGCGTTCGCGTACCAATGATTGTTCGTTGGTTAGGAACAATTCAACCAGGAGAATATCATCAGCCTTATGCACTATGGGACTTTCTACCAACCGTAACAGAAATTGCAAGAATTCCAACACCTAAAGGTATTGATGGTATATCAATGCTACCTGCACTTCTGAGTCAACCAGCAAACAACCATGAATTTCTCTACTGGGAATTTCACGAACGAGGCTTTGAGCAAGCAATTCGGATGAATCGATGGAAAGCTGTACGTCATGGACTTGACCAACCAATCGAACTGTATGACCTAGAAAAGGATGTAAGCGAACAGCGTAATGTCGCAAATAAGTATCCTGAAATTGTACGTAGAATTGCAGATATTTTGCAGAGTCAGAATTTACGTGTAGAATCTTCAGAATTCCCTATTTTTTCTAAACTTTATCCAGCACATCTTTCGTTAGCCAAAGGGCATATGCCAGATAAATTATCTGCGTAA